ttgaaggCATTCCCAAACAGGGATTGTTGATGTGGTAAAAGAAATCCGGAATTGTCGGCTGCCTacacaattgggccggcccatcaggCGCGAAGTGACGATTTTTTTAATTTCCATAAGGTGTGACGTCAAAATAGAAGCACTTGAGACTTGACATTGCAGATCTCCACTTGCTACCCACCAGAATTTATGGAAGTTGCTGAAATAAATAGAAGCACAAACATATTTAATCACAGACAGCAACCTACAGAATTGAAAACATTTTTTAAGAGCAAACAAAATTTCAAAatataaataatatttttgaaatCCCCAAACATTTTCCAAAGTGCGAACACTTTATGAAGTTCCGAAAACTTTTGAAAAAAAGAATATGCTTTTGAAACACAATCAGTTTTTAAAAAGCGAACACTCTTTGAAacataaacatttttaaaaaatggGAAACAGTTTTTGAATCCGGAACAAAGTTTGCACAAGCTTTCAAaggaatattttttttcaaaattttgttcataaatttaagaaatgttcacgcatttcataaattgttcagaagttaaaataatgttcatgttttctATTTTTGCTCGCAATTTGAAAAAAGCTTCATGTTTAAAAAatgattgaaattttcaagttgTGTTTACATTTTTAAAAACTGTCCGTGATTTGAAAAGTTGTTCACATTTGCCAAAAGATATTCGGAATTTCAAAAGTtgttcacatgtttcaaaaaatgtttacatATATGAATGCTCCTGTCTGTTCTTGTTGAAGTCGTGCTATCTATCGTCATGAACAGCGTTCAGGGCAAGTGGCTAGCTGCGGTCGCTCTTAGTGCGGTCACTCTGGGTTAGCGCCTTTATTTTGTCACCCAATTATTTTCCATCGCGAGTTGTAGAAGACAAGTGACTTTGTGCAGTTTAAAAATGTTTATTGTCATTACAAAAATATTTTTAGATGATTATCATTtcgaaaataaaaacaaaaaaagaaaaagggaaataataggaaagaaaaaagaaaagaaaaattagAGCAGCACACACGATTGCGGTAATGGGCCGACCTGATTTCGTCCTATTGTCCAGCCAGCCGGTCAACAATCTTAGGGTTTGACTTGCCACATCAATGAATCCCAGCTAAACGCCCTTAAAGTTTAAAATAGACCGATATCAGAAAGTTCGGTGTGCTGATTTTCGAGATTACAAGTTTAgggtttgttttggactttttttCATTCTATTtttgttactccctccgtaaattaatatagttgatctaaacgctcttatattaatttacaaagAGAGTACAAAAGAAGTACTAACAGTCAATTGCATAGTCATCGGTATCAAGTAGTATTTCTTGGTTTGTGCAAGCTCTCAGATTGTTGGCGTTGACTCCTTGTTTTGTAACCATATAATTTGGCGCTCAAACTCCGATATATACGGTATGTCCTCACCAGTACTAGCTAGATTCCAATCTCTACATGCATTCGCTCCATATAGATCTTATATACATACACATCCCGGCCGGTACCAATCTAGCTAGAAGTACAAGGCTTCATATCGTTCTTCTCGACAAATGGGAGGAATGCAAGTAGTAACGACTCATAGCCATTGTTCCTTCCTCAAGAACTTCCTCGCTGGTGCTGTGTTCACCTTGTCTCTCGTTTACATCCTCCTCCACTCCACTCCATCTTCTTTGCTCTCATATACCAATCCTGTTGGTGCATTTCAAGCACATCGCACAAGCACAATTAGCCCTCCTCTCCCACCTCCTCCTCAAGGTATATAAGCAACTCGATCGTCGATCGTACACGCATAGAGATATATACATGTCTCACTGTATAGTATATATATAGAAAATGGCTTGATTGCATGCTACCTATGCTGACCTCCATTTTTTGTCTCGCAGCTTGGCAGCAATGCGACTATACCACCGGGAAGTGGGTGTGGGATGGCAGCGTGAGCGGCCGGCGGTACGACAGCGAAAACTGCGACATGGTGAGCGCGGAGAAGTGCGTCGTCAACGGCAAGCCGGACAACGGGTACCTGAACTGGCGGTGGCAGCCGGCGGGGTGTAACCTCTCGGCGCTGGACCCGGCTGAGTTCCTCCGGGCAGTCcggggcaagctcctgggtttcgtCGGCGACTCCACGGCGCGCAACCAGGCCGAGTCCCTCGTCTGCTTCCTCTCCACGGTGTCGCGGCCCGAGACGACGCACCAGTACGAGGATCATCCGATGTCCCACAAATTCTGGCGGTGGGTCTTCCCGGCGCCGCACAACGTCAGCGTCTCCACGTACTGGTCGCCGTTCCTGGTGCGTGCCGAGGGCAGGTCGGTGGACTACGCCATGACGCACGACACGCTGTTCCTGGACGCGCTCACCGAGCCGTGGACGGCGGACGTGGAGGCGATGGACGTGATGGTGATCTCGGCGGGGCACTGGTTCAACCACCAGGCCGTCTACTACGACAAGGGGCAGATAGCCGGCGTGTTTGCCCGTCCGGACGTGAACGAGACCGACATCGCCGGCGGCTACATCGGCGCGTACCGCAAGGTGATCCGGAGGGTGCTTGAGTACGTCCACGAAAAGTCGAGCGGCGACAAGCAGAAGCTGGTGGTGGTGTCAACCATGGCACCGGCGCACTTCGACGCCAAGTACGCGTCGAACCACCGGGATGCGTGCTCGCGGCCTAATCCGTATGATGAGGGAGAGGTGCCCGAGGATGGGGGCACGGCCGAGATGAGGAAGGCCGTGCtggaggaagcggcggcggcggcggcggcggcaaaaaGGCAGCGACGGGGGCTGCGGTTCGACGTGCTGGACGTGACGAGGCTGGCGTCCATGCGGCCCGATGGGCACCCAGGCGCCTACATCGTCAAGGACAGGTACGGTGCCGGAAAGCCCGTGCCGGAGACGGTG
The sequence above is drawn from the Triticum aestivum cultivar Chinese Spring chromosome 7A, IWGSC CS RefSeq v2.1, whole genome shotgun sequence genome and encodes:
- the LOC123154971 gene encoding protein ALTERED XYLOGLUCAN 4; amino-acid sequence: MGGMQVVTTHSHCSFLKNFLAGAVFTLSLVYILLHSTPSSLLSYTNPVGAFQAHRTSTISPPLPPPPQAWQQCDYTTGKWVWDGSVSGRRYDSENCDMVSAEKCVVNGKPDNGYLNWRWQPAGCNLSALDPAEFLRAVRGKLLGFVGDSTARNQAESLVCFLSTVSRPETTHQYEDHPMSHKFWRWVFPAPHNVSVSTYWSPFLVRAEGRSVDYAMTHDTLFLDALTEPWTADVEAMDVMVISAGHWFNHQAVYYDKGQIAGVFARPDVNETDIAGGYIGAYRKVIRRVLEYVHEKSSGDKQKLVVVSTMAPAHFDAKYASNHRDACSRPNPYDEGEVPEDGGTAEMRKAVLEEAAAAAAAAKRQRRGLRFDVLDVTRLASMRPDGHPGAYIVKDRYGAGKPVPETVFNDCLHWCAPGPVDTFNDILVHILAASG